The following coding sequences lie in one Alosa alosa isolate M-15738 ecotype Scorff River chromosome 21, AALO_Geno_1.1, whole genome shotgun sequence genomic window:
- the si:ch211-153b23.5 gene encoding glutamine amidotransferase-like class 1 domain-containing protein 3, mitochondrial translates to MVKRVAVILAGCGVYDGTEINEACSVLVHLSRAGAEVKMFAPDAEQMHVVNHCEGKPQTEKRNVLQESARIARGNVTDLAKLDVAAFDVLIIPGGFGVAKNLSDWATKGKDFSVKSEVEKVIKGFHKAGKPIAMCCISPVLAAKVLPGCEVTVGHDCESEKWPYAGTAKALGELGCKHVCKNVTEAHVDKKNKLVTTSAFMCNAPIHEVYDGLGVMVTEVLKL, encoded by the exons aTGGTTAAACGCGTGGCAGTGATCCTGGCTGGCTGTGGTGTGTACGATGGCACAGAGATCAACGAGGCCTGTTCAGTGCTGGTGCACCTGAGTCGGGCTGGAGCAGAG GTGAAAATGTTTGCTCCTGATGCAGAGCAGATGCATGTGGTCAACCACTGCGAGGGAAAGCCCCAGACAGAGAAACGCAACGTGCTACAGGAGAGTGCGCGCATCGCCCGCGGCAACGTCACAGACCTGGCTAAGCTCGATGTGGCCGCCTTTGATGTTCTCATCATCCCAG GTGGATTCGGAGTGGCCAAGAATCTGAGCGACTGGGCAACAAAGGGGAAGGACTTCTCTGTGAAGTCCGAGGTGGAGAAGGTGATCAAGGGCTTCCACAAGGCGGGCAAGCCCATCGCCATGTGCTGCATCTCTCCCGTGCTTGCTGCCAAGGTGCTGCCCGGCTGTGAGGTCACTGTCGGCCATGACTGCGAGAGTGAGAA GTGGCCCTATGCGGGGACAGCCAAAGCCCTGGGTGAGCTGGGCTGTAAACACGTGTGCAAGAACGTGACCGAGGCACATGTCGATAAGAAAAACAAACTGGTGACCACAAGTGCTTTCATGTGCAATGCGCCAATCCATGAAGTGTATGATGGACTGGGTGTCATGGTTACTGAGGTTCTCAAGTTGTAG
- the si:ch211-153b23.4 gene encoding uncharacterized protein si:ch211-153b23.4 yields the protein MADAEIQSLHYSVGVLGISGGSLLLLVNGYGSVSGDSLISSTALGVLLLIIAALLAYSGVRRSLSPAPLFTCLCLTVSALWCASGLLYILVGEGYVNPTQGLRNAMIPGLAAFTLALFILALVAILAKKVVLFIIALTISLACAHQIAGLANVRFGQGATAANYLLVCFVGAYFGTGRLLSYVTRGDIQLPGTGTDKASQTQTQQGLDSGDVEAVGLVMNLLAASVLACPLLGVVPKLFVGHVPWLWTAGVFQLGVCVLCYRGLNIYSATFYGFMAILRFAEGYSALVANLTGTQPYSPVPFPTVFAILFFVLALFSVRRSVADSVYQLFFVAYSIAVAAQPRGFFQGGTQGVQAAIFVATALMLLVSINNKASPYKVPMGDGLLKFLLTRTSFISLRPHDKDFHAPYLGYSKYADAEILGHASSVLAAFAITATVGAEGPLAVLILPWAVVSGGLLQLLCGSVAFSRGKTLESAAFIMYGFMWTVWGLTRFGGLYGSTRGFSVAVGIISFMLFNCLVTVGALYLSVAWFAYAFTFQLILISFLLDAVGALPYGYDIGVTIIFGLVSFYCFLANLFNSTFQKPQMPLGTPLIKLGGTGREKCPHLTSRKATSVMEIAEIMKNGGICGMPTDTVYVLVAACNRPEAVEKAYKTKQHAGDRPMSLWVSSIKQLEPVRDQINPLLWDLMEAAWPSSISLVIPRAPWMDFFGLKDSSKYIGTPQSIAIRNPDCTVATQLISLVGPIAVTSANPTGEADTTHHNQVYAKLGDKVEGVLCDGPSPENIASTVVDCTKIESGNIGFFRVGLIPKSQVLQLFEEVQRKHVRGQMNPGFETDLSDSVGSQRQAGEEETPAEEETTAEMDDSLDTNSASDDSL from the exons ATGGCAGACGCTGAAATCCAGTCGCTACATTACTCAGTTGGAGTCTTAGGAATCTCCGGTG gCTCTTTGCTGCTTCTGGTGAATGGATATGGCAGCGTGTCAGGAGACAGCCTCATCTCCAGCACAGCTCTGGGAGTTCTGCTCCTCATTATAGCTGCCCTGCTGGCATATTCTG GTGTGCGACGCAGCCtgtctcctgctcctctcttcaCGTGTTTGTGCTTGACAGTGTCTGCCCTGTGGTGTGCTTCTGGTCTTCTGTACATTCTGGTGGGGGAGGGCTATGTAAACCCCACTCAGGGGCTCAGAAATGCCATGATACCTGGCCTAGCAGCCTTCACATTAGCCCTATTCATCCTGGCCCTGGTGGCTATTTTAGCCAAGAAGGTGGTGCTCTTTATCATCGCTCTCACTATCAGCTTAGCCTGTGCCCATCAGATAGCTGGCCTTGCTAACGTTAGATTTGGACAGGGCGCAACGGCCGCTAACTACCTCTTAGTGTGCTTTGTCGGTGCATATTTCGGCACTGGGCGCCTACTCTCGTATGTCACACGCGGTGATATTCAGCTTCCCGGTACCGGTACAGACAAAGCCAGCCAGACCCAGACGCAGCAGGGTCTGGATAGCGGCGATGTGGAGGCCGTGGGCCTGGTCATGAACCTGCTTGCGGCTAGCGTGCTAGCCTGCCCCCTGCTGGGCGTGGTCCCCAAGCTGTTTGTCGGCCACGTGCCGTGGCTGTGGACGGCAGGCGTATTCCAGTTGGGCGTCTGTGTCCTCTGCTACCGTGGCCTAAACATCTACTCCGCCACCTTTTACGGCTTCATGGCCATCCTGAGGTTTGCCGAGGGCTACAGCGCCCTGGTGGCGAATCTGACCGGCACACAACCGTACTCCCCCGTCCCCTTCCCCACCGTATTCGCCATCCTCTTCTTTGTCCTGGCGCTGTTCAGCGTCCGGAGAAGCGTGGCGGACAGCGTCTACCAGCTCTTCTTCGTAGCGTACAGCATCGCGGTCGCAGCTCAACCCCGGGGTTTCTTCCAGGGCGGGACGCAGGGCGTGCAGGCGGCCATCTTTGTGGCGACAGCCCTCATGCTCCTGGTCAGCATCAACAACAAGGCGTCGCCGTACAAAGTGCCCATGGGCGACGGCCTGCTCAAATTCCTCCTCACGCGTACCAGCTTCATTTCTCTGAGGCCGCACGACAAAGACTTCCACGCGCCTTACCTCGGCTACTCCAAGTATGCCGACGCTGAAATCCTGGGCCACGCGTCCAGCGTGCTGGCCGCCTTTGCCATCACGGCGACGGTGGGCGCCGAGGGGCCCCTGGCTGTGCTCATCTTGCCCTGGGCGGTGGTGTCCGGCGGCCTGCTGCAGCTCCTGTGTGGCTCGGTGGCCTTCTCGCGAGGCAAGACCCTGGAGAGCGCCGCCTTCATCATGTATGGCTTTATGTGGACGGTGTGGGGGCTGACGCGCTTTGGCGGGCTCTACGGCAGCACGCGCGGCTTCAGCGTCGCCGTGGGCATCATCAGCTTCATGCTCTTCAACTGCCTGGTGACGGTCGGGGCGCTGTACCTGAGTGTGGCATGGTTCGCCTACGCCTTCACCTTCCAGCTAATCCTCATCAGCTTCCTGCTGGACGCGGTCGGCGCGCTACCCTACGGCTACGACATCGGCGTCACCATCATCTTCGGCCTGGTCAGCTTCTACTGCTTCCTGGCCAACCTCTTCAACAGCACGTTCCAGAAGCCACAGATGCCGCTGGGCACCCCACTCATCAAGCTGGGGGGCACGGGCAGAGAGAAATGCCCCCACCTGACCTCCAGGAAGGCCACATCTGTGATGGAGATTGCAG AGATCATGAAGAATGGTGGCATATGTGGGATGCCAACTGATACGGTCTATGTACTAGTAGCAGCTTGTAATCGCCCCGAAGCTGTTGAAAAAGCCTACAA gacaAAGCAGCATGCTGGAGACCGTCCCATGTCCCTGTGGGTGTCGTCCATTAAGCAGCTGGAGCCAGTGAGGGACCAGATCAACCCTCTGCTCTGGGACCTCATGGAGGCCGCATGGCCCTCCTCCATCAGCCTCGTCATCCCacgag CGCcctggatggatttttttggtCTGAAAGACTCTTCAAAGTACATTGGCACACCACAAAGTATTGCCATCAGAAACCCAGACTGCACAGTGGCAACACAGCTCATTAGCCTG GTCGGACCAATAGCAGTGACTTCAGCCAACCCCACAGGGGAAGCAGACACGACTCATCATAACCAGGTGTATGCTAAATTGGGAGACAAG GTGGAGGGGGTACTTTGTGATGGGCCTTCGCCAGAGAACATCGCCTCCACCGTGGTAGACTGTACCAAGATTGAGAGTGGCAACATCGGCTTCTTCAGAGTCGGACTCATCCCAAAGTCACAG GTGTTGCAGTTGTTTGAGGAGGTCCAGAGGAAGCACGTTCGGGGGCAGATGAACCCCGGGTTCGAGACAGACCTCAGCGACTCAGTGGGAAGCCAGAGACAGGCAGGCGAGGAGGAGACACCAGCAGAGGAGGAGACGACAGCAGAGATGGATGACTCACTGGACACCAACTCAGCATCAGACGACTCCCTTTAG